Proteins encoded within one genomic window of Actinomycetota bacterium:
- the rplS gene encoding 50S ribosomal protein L19 has protein sequence MNPTDLVDRASLRDDLPEFGPGDTLKVHVRVVEGNRERIQVFQGAVVRRQGSGVRETFSVRKVSFGVGVERTFPVHSPIISTIEVVTRGDVRRAKLYYLRDRVGRAAKIKEKRTAR, from the coding sequence ATGAACCCCACAGATCTTGTCGACCGTGCGTCCCTTCGCGACGACCTGCCCGAGTTCGGCCCCGGTGACACCCTCAAGGTGCACGTCCGGGTGGTGGAGGGCAACCGGGAGCGCATCCAGGTGTTCCAGGGAGCCGTCGTCCGCCGGCAGGGCTCGGGGGTGCGCGAGACGTTCTCGGTCCGCAAGGTGAGCTTCGGGGTGGGTGTGGAGCGCACGTTCCCCGTCCACTCGCCCATCATCTCGACCATCGAGGTCGTGACCCGGGGCGACGTGCGCCGGGCCAAGCTCTACTACCTGCGTGACCGGGTGGGCCGGGCGGCGAAGATCAAGGAGAAGCGCACGGCGCGTTGA
- the lepB gene encoding signal peptidase I translates to MSASDPPAEADQRRPRRAVAFLREVVILLTVALVIAMGIKTFVAQAFYIPSGSMQPQLEVGDRIVVSKLSYRLHEPRRGDVVVFDSPHPQPPDRSNLLARAVRSVGEAIGVAAPSTDEFVKRVIGLPGETVEGRGGTIYVNGRELVEPYLPEAGPNGDFAPVIVPDNAVFVMGDNRSNSADSRVFGPIETSTIVGRAVVRVWPVPTMAFL, encoded by the coding sequence TTGAGCGCGTCCGACCCTCCGGCCGAGGCAGACCAGCGGCGGCCCCGCCGGGCAGTCGCGTTCCTGAGGGAGGTGGTCATCCTCCTCACGGTCGCCTTGGTGATCGCCATGGGCATCAAGACGTTCGTGGCCCAGGCGTTCTACATACCGTCGGGTTCGATGCAGCCCCAGTTGGAGGTGGGCGACCGGATCGTCGTCTCGAAGCTGTCCTACCGGCTGCACGAACCTCGGCGGGGCGACGTGGTGGTCTTCGACTCGCCCCATCCCCAGCCCCCCGACCGGTCCAACCTCCTGGCCAGGGCCGTGCGGTCGGTGGGTGAGGCCATCGGGGTAGCCGCCCCGTCGACCGACGAGTTCGTCAAGCGGGTGATCGGCCTGCCGGGCGAGACCGTCGAGGGCCGGGGGGGGACGATCTATGTGAACGGGCGCGAACTGGTCGAGCCCTACCTGCCCGAGGCCGGGCCGAACGGGGACTTCGCTCCGGTGATCGTGCCCGACAACGCCGTGTTCGTCATGGGGGACAACCGCTCGAACTCGGCCGACAGCCGGGTGTTCGGGCCCATCGAGACGTCGACGATCGTGGGCCGGGCGGTGGTGCGGGTGTGGCCCGTGCCCACCATGGCCTTTCTGTAG